From a single Rosa rugosa chromosome 7, drRosRugo1.1, whole genome shotgun sequence genomic region:
- the LOC133720481 gene encoding carbon catabolite repressor protein 4 homolog 1: MLSVIRVHLPSDIPIVGCELTPYVLLRRPDKTVTTDDVPESAPIDGQFLRYKWYRIQNDKKVAVCSVHPSEQATLQCLGCVKAKLPVSKSYHCSPKCFSDAWQHHRVLHDRAASAVNENGNEEEEVFGRFNSSGSGVLNTSLSGSVSSTSLTNGSTPLYPAAVTQRSGGETWFEVGRSKTYTPTADDIGHVLKFECAVVDVETKVPVGPPNAILTSRVIPAPSPSPRRLVPVNGVDVMGNIDSDGRISSSGTFTVLSYNILSDVYATSESYSYCPSWALSWPYRRQNLLREIVGYRADIVCLQEVQSDHFDEFFAPELDKHGYQALYKRKTNEVYSGNTQTIDGCATFFRRDRFSHVKKYEVEFNKAAQSLTDAMIPTNQKKSALNRLVKDNVALIVVLEAKFSNQGVDNPGKRQLLCVANTHVNVHQDLKDVKLWQVHTLLKGLEKIAASADIPMLVCGDFNSVPGSAPHTLLAMGKVDPSHIDLQVDPLNILRPLSKLIHQLPLVSAYSSFARLGVGLGLEQQRRRMDPTTNEPLFTNCTRDFIGTLDYIFYTADSLTVESLLELLDEESLRKDTALPSPEWSSDHIALLAEFRCKPRIRR, translated from the exons ATGCTTAGCGTGATACGCGTGCACCTTCCTTCTGATATTCCCATTGTAGGCTGTGAGCTCACGCCTTATGTGCTCTTGCGCCGCCCTGATAAGACCGTCACTACTGACGATGTGCCGGAGTCGGCACCTATTGATGGCCAGTTCTTGAGATACAAGTG GTATCGCATACAAAATGATAAAAAAGTGGCTGTCTGTAGCGTACATCCATCTGAGCAAGCGACATTGCAGTGTCTAGGATGTGTCAAGGCCAAACTACCTGTTTCCAAAAGTTACCATTGTTCACCCAAGTGCTTCTCGGATGCATGGCAGCATCACCGTGTTCTGCATGACCGCGCTGCTAGTGCTGTAAATGAAAATGGAAATGAGGAGGAAGAGGTGTTTGGGCGCTTTAATAGCTCAGGATCTGGTGTTCTCAACACTAGCTTATCTGGTTCTGTGTCAAGCACTAGTTTAACAAATGGTTCCACACCTTTGTATCCTGCTGCTGTTACTCAAAGAAGTGGGGGTGAAACATGGTTTGAAGTGGGACGTTCTAAAACTTATACGCCAACCGCTGATGATATTGGGCATGTTCTGAAGTTTGAGTGTGCTGTAGTTGATGTTGAAACCAAAGTACCTGTGGGACCCCCTAATGCCATATTAACTTCCCGTGTGATTCCAGCACCCTCTCCCAGTCCACGCCGATTGGTTCCTGTCAATGGAGTTGATGTGATGGGAAATATTGATTCAGATGGCCGTATTTCATCTTCTGGAACTTTTACTGTGCTTTCATACAACATTTTGTCTGATGTGTATGCCACTAGTGAATCATACAGTTACTGTCCTTCATGGGCACTTTCTTGGCCGTACCGCAGGCAAAATCTGTTGCGAGAAATTGTAGGCTACCGTGCAGATATTGTTTGTCTTCAGGAG GTTCAAAGTGATCATTTTGATGAATTTTTCGCCCCAGAGCTGGACAAACATGGTTATCAAGCGCTATACAAGAGAAAAACAAATGAG GTTTACAGTGGGAACACCCAAACAATTGACGGCTGTGCAACTTTTTTTCGTAGAGACAGATTTTCACATGTCAAAAAATATGAG GTTGAATTTAATAAGGCTGCCCAGTCTTTGACAGACGCCATGATTCCAACTAATCAGAAGAAAAGTGCGTTAAATCGATTAGTTAAG GATAATGTTGCGCTCATAGTGGTCCTGGAAGCAAAATTTAGCAATCAGGGAGTTGATAATCCAGGGAAACGACAGCTTCTTTGTGTG GCAAACACACATGTAAACGTCCACCAAGATCTGAAGGACGTCAAGCTCTGGCAG GTTCATACTCTCCTGAAAGGATTAGAGAAAATAGCTGCCAGTGCAGATATTCCAATGTTGGTGTGTGGGGATTTTAATTCTGTTCCTGGAAG TGCTCCTCATACACTTCTGGCTATGGGAAAGGTGGATCCGTCACATATTGATTTACAAGTAGATCCTCTTAATATATTGCGCCCTCTCAGCAAGCTGATACATCAGCTTCCACTG GTTAGCGCATATTCATCCTTTGCAAGGTTGGGAGTTGGTCTTGGTTTGGAGCAGCAAAGAAGGAGAATGGACCCCACAACAAATGAACCGTTATTTACAAATTGCACTAGAGATTTTATTGGTACCCTAGATTACATATTTTACACTG CGGACTCTTTAACGGTGGAGTCCTTGTTGGAGCTCTTGGATGAAGAAAGCTTAAGAAAAGATACAGCACTTCCTTCTCCAGAGTGGTCATCAGACCACATTGCACTTCTAGCTGAGTTTCGCTGCAAGCCTAGAATTAGACGTTGA